The proteins below come from a single Streptomyces tubercidicus genomic window:
- a CDS encoding AAA family ATPase, whose protein sequence is MTTLFLTVGLPGAGKTTRARQLAKEHNALRLTPDEWMLPLYGDLQPAGKRDVLEGRLLWLGLEALKLGTNVVLDFGCWSRDERSAIRWLAMSVGASCQLVYVPVDHETQRARIAHRQSTTPDQTFVMSETDLLHWRTLFEEPDATELDGHEVGGPPPGCSGWLEWAADRWPSLA, encoded by the coding sequence GTGACGACGTTGTTCCTGACGGTTGGCCTGCCCGGGGCCGGAAAGACCACGAGAGCTCGACAGCTAGCCAAGGAGCACAACGCGCTGCGGCTGACGCCGGATGAGTGGATGCTCCCGCTGTACGGCGATCTGCAGCCGGCCGGGAAGCGCGATGTGCTGGAAGGACGGCTGCTTTGGCTGGGTCTGGAGGCGCTGAAGCTGGGAACGAACGTGGTCCTGGACTTCGGATGCTGGTCTCGTGACGAGAGGTCCGCGATCCGCTGGTTGGCAATGTCTGTGGGTGCGTCCTGTCAACTCGTGTACGTGCCGGTGGACCATGAGACCCAACGTGCTCGGATCGCCCATCGCCAGTCGACCACCCCTGATCAGACCTTCGTGATGAGCGAGACGGACCTCTTGCACTGGAGGACGCTGTTCGAGGAGCCCGACGCCACGGAACTCGATGGACATGAGGTAGGAGGTCCGCCTCCTGGGTGCTCAGGATGGCTGGAGTGGGCCGCCGACCGGTGGCCATCGCTCGCGTGA